The genomic stretch GACTTATCAGAGGCCATGCTGGAACAAGCCAAAAAGAAGTATACTTATCCAAACGTGAACTACATATTAGGGAATGTATGCGAATTTCCCATGGATATTCCAAAATATGACTGCATTATTTGCTATTCGGTGTTTCCTCATTTTACAGATAAAGAACATGCTATCAAGCATATGGCGAAAGGTCTAAAGAAGGGTGGAAAACTAATAATTTGTCATTCCGAATCCCGTGAAAAAATAAACGACATACACAGTAGAGAAGAGGGCGTTATAAAAGATGACGTTTTACCTCCTGCAACAGTCGTAGCACATATGATGAAGAGTGCAGGAATAACGGTATTTAAACAGATTGACGATTGCGAAATGTATTTTGTTGGAGGAATAAAAGTATAAAGGAGAAGGTTTTCTGTTTTGTTCCATCCTATGTTGACAAGAACAAAAAGGTTGTGTTAATTTATATTTGCTATTTTGAGCAGCTAGTTTAACGAAGGTTAAACAAGAGGTCTCCATCTTCTGTAAGGTTATAAGGTGGAGATGAATTGCTCTCGACAAGAAAAGAAAAAGGGCTATAATGTTCCTGTAGATTTGCCTGAAAGTCAAAGGTAAAGCTCACGTAGGGC from Caldicoprobacter guelmensis encodes the following:
- a CDS encoding class I SAM-dependent methyltransferase, whose amino-acid sequence is MSHKEYFDGIAHKWDEMAYHDPQKLLRIFEFIGLQPGQTVLDVGTGTGVLIPYIYDRVRDSGQIDAIDLSEAMLEQAKKKYTYPNVNYILGNVCEFPMDIPKYDCIICYSVFPHFTDKEHAIKHMAKGLKKGGKLIICHSESREKINDIHSREEGVIKDDVLPPATVVAHMMKSAGITVFKQIDDCEMYFVGGIKV